The Staphylococcus sp. KG4-3 genome has a window encoding:
- a CDS encoding metal-sulfur cluster assembly factor — MDEGLKDSILNALEMVIDPELGIDIVNLGLIYNVDVDDEGLCTVEMTLTSMGCPMGPQIVNQVKMVLAEIPEISDTEVNIVWSPPWGKEMMSRYAKIALGIG, encoded by the coding sequence ATGGATGAAGGATTAAAAGATAGCATATTGAATGCTTTAGAAATGGTTATTGACCCTGAGTTAGGTATCGATATCGTAAACTTAGGTTTAATATATAATGTAGATGTGGATGACGAAGGTTTATGTACTGTAGAAATGACATTAACATCTATGGGGTGCCCAATGGGACCTCAAATTGTAAACCAAGTTAAAATGGTGTTAGCAGAAATTCCAGAGATTTCAGATACAGAAGTAAATATTGTTTGGAGTCCGCCATGGGGCAAAGAAATGATGTCTCGTTATGCTAAAATTGCTTTGGGTATTGGTTAA